A stretch of the Bradyrhizobium arachidis genome encodes the following:
- a CDS encoding methyl-accepting chemotaxis protein — MQKQRSVARILGAVVGSLGIVLVVISAYALKLAVGRYSDSNRIVSLAVASRDLTNALVVFRLERGDTLSHLSAAAPAADKVLAAIAENRSTATKNYNEVLQSLGLIELPGLAERLDKLRGIWAQLEELRPRTTAGLRQEKTAREASLTPAWAKASDAYMDAIGDVTAHVDNAMTLIDPVVDRLVVVKQSAWQTRASQGQTILMQFSAILAGKSWGALEGVEFADLRGRLQQSWKIVRDLSANVADAALEQAIRDADSAVSGALNEERNAIAARLLKNEPAGVAGLEYRDRQLGGADKIVIVTKSALANMIARAEDGASRARLSLILFGPLLPASLALTIGGLLLMRNRVTRPLTAITGVMTRFAAHDFASEVPGLDRNDEIGRMASALQVFKEAMINAERLSGDQAAERAAKEARAGELAGLVRQFESRVGQMVQTLSEASNDLETTARSMSGTATEAQDQAGSASNLADQVGGGVQTVAAAAEELNASIREINRQVEQATRATEQAVDTVKETDTTVRALADGADRIGEVIGLITSIAGQTNLLALNATIEAARAGESGRGFAVVASEVKNLASQTAKATEEISAQVTQIQEATQKAVSAIDGIVKTIEEVSSINRVIASAVEEQNKATAEIASTVQHTAEATSTVTRNIANVSSAANETGRAAAGVLKAAANLSNQSTSLTSEVDRFISKVRAVA, encoded by the coding sequence ATGCAAAAGCAGCGTTCGGTCGCCCGCATCCTCGGGGCTGTGGTCGGTTCTCTCGGGATCGTGCTCGTCGTCATCAGCGCCTATGCCCTTAAGCTGGCAGTCGGGCGCTATTCGGACAGCAACCGCATCGTGTCGCTCGCAGTCGCCAGCCGCGACCTGACCAACGCGCTGGTGGTGTTCCGCCTCGAACGCGGCGACACGCTCAGCCATCTGTCGGCCGCGGCGCCTGCGGCGGACAAGGTGTTGGCCGCGATCGCAGAGAACCGCTCCACGGCGACGAAGAACTACAATGAAGTGTTGCAGAGTCTCGGCTTGATCGAGTTGCCCGGCCTCGCCGAGCGTTTGGACAAGCTGCGCGGCATCTGGGCGCAGCTCGAAGAGCTGCGACCGCGCACCACGGCCGGGCTGCGTCAGGAGAAGACCGCACGCGAGGCCAGCCTGACACCCGCCTGGGCGAAGGCGAGCGATGCCTATATGGACGCGATCGGTGACGTCACCGCGCATGTGGACAATGCCATGACGCTGATCGATCCGGTCGTCGATCGCCTCGTGGTGGTCAAGCAGTCCGCCTGGCAGACCCGCGCGTCGCAAGGCCAGACCATCCTCATGCAGTTCAGCGCGATCCTGGCGGGGAAGAGCTGGGGAGCGCTCGAGGGCGTCGAGTTCGCCGACCTGCGCGGCCGCCTCCAACAATCCTGGAAGATCGTCCGTGACCTCAGCGCCAACGTCGCCGACGCCGCGCTGGAGCAGGCCATTCGCGACGCCGACTCGGCCGTTTCGGGTGCCCTGAACGAGGAGCGCAACGCGATCGCAGCGCGTCTGCTCAAAAACGAACCCGCCGGCGTCGCCGGTCTCGAGTACCGGGATCGCCAGCTCGGCGGCGCCGACAAGATCGTCATCGTGACCAAGTCCGCGCTCGCCAATATGATCGCGCGTGCGGAAGACGGTGCTTCGCGCGCCCGGCTCAGCCTGATCCTGTTCGGGCCGTTGCTGCCGGCCTCGCTCGCCCTCACGATCGGCGGCCTGCTCTTGATGCGCAACCGCGTGACGCGCCCGCTGACGGCGATCACCGGGGTCATGACCCGTTTTGCCGCCCATGATTTCGCAAGCGAGGTGCCCGGACTCGACCGCAACGACGAGATCGGCCGCATGGCGTCCGCCCTGCAGGTGTTCAAGGAGGCCATGATCAACGCCGAGCGCCTGTCGGGTGATCAGGCCGCTGAGCGCGCCGCCAAGGAAGCGCGCGCCGGCGAGCTTGCCGGCCTCGTCCGGCAGTTCGAAAGCCGTGTCGGCCAGATGGTGCAGACGCTGTCGGAGGCCTCCAACGACCTCGAAACGACGGCGCGCTCGATGTCGGGCACCGCGACCGAAGCGCAGGATCAGGCGGGCTCGGCCTCGAACCTCGCAGACCAGGTCGGCGGCGGCGTGCAGACCGTGGCGGCCGCGGCCGAGGAGCTCAACGCCTCCATCCGCGAGATCAACCGTCAGGTGGAACAGGCAACGCGCGCCACCGAGCAGGCGGTCGATACCGTCAAGGAGACCGACACCACGGTGCGCGCGCTCGCCGACGGCGCTGACCGTATCGGCGAAGTGATCGGGCTGATCACCTCGATCGCAGGCCAGACCAATCTTCTCGCGCTGAATGCGACCATCGAAGCCGCGCGCGCCGGCGAATCCGGCAGGGGTTTTGCGGTGGTGGCGAGCGAGGTGAAGAATTTGGCATCGCAGACCGCCAAGGCGACGGAGGAGATCAGCGCCCAGGTCACCCAGATCCAGGAGGCGACGCAGAAGGCGGTCTCCGCGATCGACGGCATCGTCAAGACCATCGAAGAGGTATCGAGCATCAACCGCGTCATCGCCTCGGCCGTGGAAGAGCAGAACAAGGCCACCGCCGAGATCGCCAGCACCGTGCAGCACACGGCGGAAGCGACCTCGACCGTGACGCGCAACATCGCGAACGTCTCGTCGGCCGCCAACGAGACCGGCCGCGCCGCAGCCGGTGTGCTCAAGGCCGCTGCGAATTTGTCGAACCAGTCAACCTCGCTGACATCAGAGGTCGACAGGTTCATCAGCAAGGTGCGCGCGGTGGCGTGA
- a CDS encoding universal stress protein, whose amino-acid sequence MYANILLSTDGSDVARKGIKHGIALAKALNAEVTVITVTEPLPIDYGGGHDSGWIPTQQEVDRFDAACKERAGKVLDEAQSMAEQIGISAELLHVPNARPADAIIETAKSRGCDLIVMGSHGRRGFRKLFLGSQTSEVLADGSVPVLVVH is encoded by the coding sequence ATGTACGCCAATATTCTCTTGAGCACGGATGGATCGGATGTCGCGAGAAAAGGCATCAAGCATGGGATTGCTTTGGCAAAGGCCCTGAACGCTGAGGTGACGGTGATCACCGTTACGGAACCGCTGCCGATCGACTATGGAGGCGGACACGACTCAGGCTGGATTCCTACGCAACAAGAAGTTGATCGCTTCGACGCAGCCTGCAAGGAACGTGCGGGCAAGGTGCTCGATGAAGCTCAATCAATGGCGGAGCAGATAGGGATATCTGCAGAACTCTTGCACGTTCCGAATGCGCGCCCAGCGGATGCGATTATCGAAACCGCGAAGTCCAGAGGTTGTGACTTGATCGTCATGGGCTCTCATGGGCGCCGTGGCTTCAGGAAACTGTTCTTGGGCAGTCAAACATCCGAGGTTCTTGCGGACGGAAGCGTGCCGGTTCTTGTAGTTCACTGA